AACGGCTTGCCGTCATGGACAAGCGTAACGAACTGGTAAACCAGTACATCTACTTTCTCCGGATCATAACCTAAAACGCTGATGCCGTTCATCACATCGGGGTACGTGTCGATATGATCGGCTCCAAACACATCTATGCAGAGGTCGTAGTTTCGGTCGAGTTTATCAGCGTGATAGGCGATATCGGGCAGGCGGTAGGTCGGTTCGCCGGTACTTTTAATCAGAACAGTATCTTTATCTTTCCCGAATTCGGTGGTTTTAAACCAGACGGCGCCATCATCATCATACGCCATCTTTTTTTCTCGAAATGTGTCGATCACCTTATCGATCGCCCCGTTTTCGTAAAGTGTACGCTCGTTAAAAAACGAATCCATTTTGATGTTCATCCGCTCGAGTGTAGCCTGAATCTGGTCAAAAATGACTGATTCAGCCTCTTCTTTAAACACAGTTTCATCTTCATTTCCGGCCAGGCTGTCGCCATGTTTTTCCTGAAGAGTACCCGCAATTTCACGGATGTATTCACCTTCGTACCCTCCTTCGGGAAGTTCAGCATCACGGCCGATCGCCTGCAGGTATCGAGCCTTCACGCTAAGGCCGAGTTTGCGCATCTGCCGGCCGGCATTGTTGAAATAATATTCTCGATCCACATCAGCGCCGGTCCACTCAAACAGGCGCGCAACCGTATCTCCCAGGACAGCATTTCTTCCGTGACCAACCGTTAGCGGACCTGTAGGGTTCGCGCTCACAAACTCAACCAGCACCCGTTTTCCCGCGCGTTCATCCGATCTGCCGAATGATTTTCCGGCATCCATCAGCTCCTGCAGCGAATCGGTTAGATACTGCTCCGCGTACCGGAAATTGATAAATCCGGGTCCGGCCACTTCGGCTGACGCCACTTTAGCAGGGTCCAGTGTGATCCGTTCAACAATCTGTTCCGCAATCTTTCGCGGATTTGTACGAAGAGGTTTGGCAAGCTGCATCGCCACATTGGCTGCCACATCGCCATGGGAGGGATCGCGAGGGGTTTCCAGGTGGATTTCGGGAATCTGTCCCGCCTCGATATCAAATGTTTCGAGTGCTGCGCGGATCTGTTGTTTTAAATAGGATTCAATCTGCATAAATGGATCATCTGTCGCTTTTTAATGAGAGTGGCAAAGATACGGCTTTTGCCAGCGGAATCGCTACCTGATTTGGAATCTTTACACTTCTCTCAGCTGTGATGGATAGACGACAAATGCTTCATCACGAATGGCTTCCTTTTCAGGGTTTACAGGTTTTGTGACGATTTTATCGAAATTCGACTATTTTGAAGTCTATAAACCCGAAACCGAATGACGTCACAACATGAAAAGATCTCTACCTTTTTTCCTGTTACTTTTATATCTGACTATTTTTTCTTCACATCTGCACGCCCAGGAGGTCACTCTCCAGTTTCAGGTAAATATGAGCTACCAGATTGAAGCTGGTAATTTCGACTCTCAATCGGAATTTGTGGATGTGGCGGGTACGTTTAATAACTGGGGAGGTGACTTAATTCAGCTCCAGGACGAAAACCAAGATTCGGTCTACTCGGTAACGGTTGATGGGTTTACAGTCGGTGAAACGATTGAGTACAAGTTTCGGATCAATGGCCAGTGGGACGGCCGAGAGGAGTTTCCCGGAACCGGCAATAACCGCAGCTACACGGTTGAGCCCGGGGAGAACGTCATCTCCGTCTGGTACAATAATGAAGTGGATCCCGATGGACCACCGGCTGCCGATTTTTTCACCCCGTCACGAGACGTGTTCACCAACACCGTTGTTCAGTTCGATAACCGCTCTACCGGCAATATTACGTCCTGGAAATGGACCTTTGAGGGTGGTGTGCCAGCAACATCAGGTCAGGAAAATCCGGTCGTCAGATACTCCACAACCGGAAGTTTTGATGTGCAGCTTGTCGCATCCAATGAAAGCGAGAGCGATACGCTTCTGGTTGAAGATTACATCACCGTTTTAGAACGCGAGACCGGCGACACCCACTGGTGGAACAAAACGGTGTTTTACGAGATTTTTGTCCGCAGTTTTTACGACTCCAGCGGTGATGGGATTGGCGATTTTAAGGGACTCACTCAAAAGCTGGACTACCTGAACGACGGTGATCCCAGTACAGACAGCGATCTTGGTATTACAGGTATCTGGCTGATGCCGATTAACGAATCGCCCACCTACCACGGGTATGATGTGATCGACTACCGTTCCATCAATCCGGATTACGGCACGATGGAGGACTTCAAAGAATTCCTGGATGCAGCTCACGAACGTGGCATTAAGGTGATCATCGATTATGTGATGAACCACACCTCTACCGAACACCTGTGGTTTCAGAAATCTGCGGCAGGTGATCCCCACTACCGCGACTTCTACCGCTGGAGTGATACAAATCCCGGCTACAGTGGACCGTGGGGACAGCAGGTGTGGCACAACAGTCACGATGGCCAGCATTTTGATGAGTACTACTATGGGCTGTTCTGGAGCGGTATGCCCGATCTGAACTATGACAATCCCGCGGTGAAAGATTCGATGTTTGCCATTTCAGATTTCTGGATCAATGAGATTGGCGTTGACGGTTTTCGGCAGGATGCGGTGATCTACATCCACGAGGATGGAGAGATCCTCAAAAACACCCCTGAGACGCTTCAGTTCTGGCAGGATTTTAACGCCAACCTGAAGGCGGCCAATCCTGAGGCGTTTGCTGTGGGTGAAGCGTGGGAGCCGACCGACATCGCCCTGCAGTATGTAACCGACGACCGGCTCGATTACGTATTTGAGTTCGACCTGGCGCAGGCCATTCTGAACGGCGTAAACAACGAAAATGCGGAGCCGATACTCTCGCACATGCAGGTAGTGTATGATGAATATCCCTTTTTGCAGTTCGGCACCTTCCTGACCAATCACGACCAGGACCGTGTGATGAACGTGCTTGGTCAGGATATTGACAAAGCAAAGGTAGCGGCTTCGCTCTACCTCACGCTGCCGGGCATTCCCTATCTCTACTATGGCGAGGAAGTGGGCATGCTGGGTCAAAAGCCTGATGAAGATATCCGCCTGCCGATGCAGTGGAGCAGCGAGCCAAATGCGGGCTTTACTGAAGGGTCGCCCTGGCGGTCGCCCAATTCCAACTTTGCGGAGTATAATGTTGAGGTTATGGAGGATGATGAGAATTCGCTGCTGAATCACTACAAGGAGTTGATCCGTTTCAGGAGCAACCATCCTCAAATGCAGACCGGCGAGTATGAGGCGGCAGTAACATCCCGAAACGATGTGATCGCTTTTTTCCGGTATGATGAGAACCTGGATGACACCAAACTGATCGTCATTAACCTGGGCGATAGTGAGATTACCGATTTGTCCCTTGATCACTCCAACAGTATGCTGGTTGAGAGTGATGCAATCTACAGCTACGATAATCTTCTAACGGGCAATCGCAATTCCGGAAACGCGGGCCCTTCCGAGGCCGGGTACACCTCTCAAATTCTAAACATCGAACCACGCTCTACAAATATTTACAGTCCGGTTGTTTTTTCGTTGTCGACAGAAGAACCCGAGCAGGTAAGAGACTTTGAACTCCATCAAAACTACCCCAACCCGTTTAATCCGGCTACGACGATCTCATTTTACCTGCCGCAATCCGAAGAGGTCACGCTAACCGTATTTGATATCACGGGGCGCCGTGTAGCAACATTGGTTGATCAGCCGATGAATGCCGGAATCCACAATCAAACCTTCGATGCATCCGCACTTTCCAGCGGTATCTATTTTTACAGGCTCGAAGCGGGTTCGTTCAGCGATGTTCAAAAGATGACGTTGATTAAGTAGGGGTCAAGCATTTCGAGACCTTCCAGAGTGCGAATGTTAATGAGCTCCTGGAAGAGTCTCGTTTATAAGTAACATAGTGTACTAAAAGAAAATAACACAGGGCGTTATTGGTGCAGCGGAGCTCTTGAACAAGATGCATAGTGTGCCTGCCACCAATCCGCAACTCTTCCAGGAACCTCACTTCGTTCGGCACTCTTGAAGGTTGCTGTGTTCCTCTACTTCTTCGCCAGCCGCTTTAGTTCGCTCAGCAGCAACAGTGCTTCAATCGGGGTCATCCGTTCGGGGTCGCTGGCATCGAGTTTGTTGAGCAGGGTTTCCACGTTGGGATCCATCTGTGAGCCGAATAGGGTCATTTGGGGCGGCAGGCTCTCCTGTTTTTCCAGTTTTTGCGTTGCATTCTGAGCCGCTTTCTTCTTGGTTGCGGTCTGTTTTACCGCACCGTTTTCTTTTCCGTTTCCGCTTTGGCTCACATCCAGCGTATGGCTTTCCAGGTTGGATAAAATCTCTTTTGCGCGTTCAATGACTACCGACGGCAGACCGGCCATATTCGCGACCTGGATTCCGTAGCTGTGATCGGCCCCGCCGCGGACCAGCTTGCGCAGGAAAATCACTTTACCATCATGCTCTTTCACCTGCACGCTGTAGTTTTTGATCCGTTCGTACCGGCTTTCCAATTCGTTTAATTCGTGGTAGTGAGTCGCAAAGAGTGTTTTTGCGGCCACCTCCGGCTTGTTGTGCAGATATTCGGAAAGAGACCACGCGATACTCAGTCCGTCGAACGTGCTTGTTCCGCGTCCCACTTCATCCAGCAATATTAATGATTTTGGCGTAGCATTGTTCAGGATGTTAGCCGCTTCGTTCATCTCTACCAGGAACGTACTTTCACCGGCTGCAAGATTATCGGAAGCTCCCACGCGTGTGAAAATTTTATCCACCAGCCCGATGGTGGCTTCCTCGGCAGGAACAAAACAGCCCACCTGGGCCATCAGTACCAAAAGCCCGGTCTGACGCAAAATGATACTCTTACCCGCCATATTCGGGCCGGTGATGATCAGGATCTGGTGCTCGCTGTTGTCGAGGTAGATATCGTTGGGAATAAAAGGATCGCCGGCATCCAGGGTTTTCTCTACCACGGGATGGCGTCCCTTTTTCACATCAACCACATCCTCCGTGTTGATCTCCGGACGCGTATAGTTGTTTCGGTACGCCACTTCGGCAAAACTCTGCACGCAATCCAGCTCAGCCATCGCTGCGGCAATCTGCTGCACATCATCAGCATATTCCGCCACGTACAGACGCAGCTCTTCAAACAGTTCTCCCTCCAGTGTTTTGCTGCGATCTTCAGCAGAAAGGACCTTCTCCTCCACCTCCTTCAGTTCTGGCGTGATATACCGCTCGGAGTTAACCAGCGTCTGCTTTCGGATGAAATGCTCCGGTACTTTATCTTTGTGCGTGTTGGTCACTTCTATATAGTAGCCGAAAACCTTGTTGTAGCCGATCTTGAGCGACGGAATGCCCGCTTCCTTCGAAAGTTTGTCTTTAATCCGGGCGATATACTCTTTGCCATTTCGCGCGATATCGCGCAGCTCATCCAG
The window above is part of the Rhodohalobacter sp. SW132 genome. Proteins encoded here:
- the argS gene encoding arginine--tRNA ligase, whose product is MQIESYLKQQIRAALETFDIEAGQIPEIHLETPRDPSHGDVAANVAMQLAKPLRTNPRKIAEQIVERITLDPAKVASAEVAGPGFINFRYAEQYLTDSLQELMDAGKSFGRSDERAGKRVLVEFVSANPTGPLTVGHGRNAVLGDTVARLFEWTGADVDREYYFNNAGRQMRKLGLSVKARYLQAIGRDAELPEGGYEGEYIREIAGTLQEKHGDSLAGNEDETVFKEEAESVIFDQIQATLERMNIKMDSFFNERTLYENGAIDKVIDTFREKKMAYDDDGAVWFKTTEFGKDKDTVLIKSTGEPTYRLPDIAYHADKLDRNYDLCIDVFGADHIDTYPDVMNGISVLGYDPEKVDVLVYQFVTLVHDGKPFKMSTRKANFVTLDELMDEVGEDVTRFFFLMRSPNTHLEFDIARAKEAGDKNPVFYLQYAHARIQSILRKIEELDENKAGLDLSLLDHETEITLIKKMLAFPEAVTIAANHKEPHRVITYLNELASDFTSFYHDCRIIGEEPALMKARAELAKATAQVLANGLTILGITAPDRM
- a CDS encoding alpha-amylase family glycosyl hydrolase; its protein translation is MKRSLPFFLLLLYLTIFSSHLHAQEVTLQFQVNMSYQIEAGNFDSQSEFVDVAGTFNNWGGDLIQLQDENQDSVYSVTVDGFTVGETIEYKFRINGQWDGREEFPGTGNNRSYTVEPGENVISVWYNNEVDPDGPPAADFFTPSRDVFTNTVVQFDNRSTGNITSWKWTFEGGVPATSGQENPVVRYSTTGSFDVQLVASNESESDTLLVEDYITVLERETGDTHWWNKTVFYEIFVRSFYDSSGDGIGDFKGLTQKLDYLNDGDPSTDSDLGITGIWLMPINESPTYHGYDVIDYRSINPDYGTMEDFKEFLDAAHERGIKVIIDYVMNHTSTEHLWFQKSAAGDPHYRDFYRWSDTNPGYSGPWGQQVWHNSHDGQHFDEYYYGLFWSGMPDLNYDNPAVKDSMFAISDFWINEIGVDGFRQDAVIYIHEDGEILKNTPETLQFWQDFNANLKAANPEAFAVGEAWEPTDIALQYVTDDRLDYVFEFDLAQAILNGVNNENAEPILSHMQVVYDEYPFLQFGTFLTNHDQDRVMNVLGQDIDKAKVAASLYLTLPGIPYLYYGEEVGMLGQKPDEDIRLPMQWSSEPNAGFTEGSPWRSPNSNFAEYNVEVMEDDENSLLNHYKELIRFRSNHPQMQTGEYEAAVTSRNDVIAFFRYDENLDDTKLIVINLGDSEITDLSLDHSNSMLVESDAIYSYDNLLTGNRNSGNAGPSEAGYTSQILNIEPRSTNIYSPVVFSLSTEEPEQVRDFELHQNYPNPFNPATTISFYLPQSEEVTLTVFDITGRRVATLVDQPMNAGIHNQTFDASALSSGIYFYRLEAGSFSDVQKMTLIK
- the mutS gene encoding DNA mismatch repair protein MutS, translating into MAKKKKQTPLMRQYFEVKEKHPGTILLFRVGDFYETFSDDAVLISKELGITLTKRNNGGDQTPLAGFPYHALDTYLPKLVKRGYRVAICEQTENPEEAKDAGRKIVNREVTEITTPGVTLSEKLLDHKRNNYIASIYFAGGTAGVAFSDISTGEFGLSQVSRGQLDSLLQSLQPAELLIRKKLKNSLDEDLQGYNTTFIEDWVYEGDYGYNLLTDHFQTHSLKGFGVEELEIAQPAAGALLHYMQETQKSSLGHLKRLYAYENADYMSLDGSTKRNLELTSSMQEGGTEGTLVSILDDTCTAMGGRLLRKWIMRPLKQVEPIRKRLEAVDLLVSDHTRREKLREELDQVGDLERLISRISVGRTNARDLKQLQLSLGQIPRVKMQLADTDNELLDEINGRLKMLVEVQERIDKAIKEDPPASIRDGGIFNDGFNENLDELRDIARNGKEYIARIKDKLSKEAGIPSLKIGYNKVFGYYIEVTNTHKDKVPEHFIRKQTLVNSERYITPELKEVEEKVLSAEDRSKTLEGELFEELRLYVAEYADDVQQIAAAMAELDCVQSFAEVAYRNNYTRPEINTEDVVDVKKGRHPVVEKTLDAGDPFIPNDIYLDNSEHQILIITGPNMAGKSIILRQTGLLVLMAQVGCFVPAEEATIGLVDKIFTRVGASDNLAAGESTFLVEMNEAANILNNATPKSLILLDEVGRGTSTFDGLSIAWSLSEYLHNKPEVAAKTLFATHYHELNELESRYERIKNYSVQVKEHDGKVIFLRKLVRGGADHSYGIQVANMAGLPSVVIERAKEILSNLESHTLDVSQSGNGKENGAVKQTATKKKAAQNATQKLEKQESLPPQMTLFGSQMDPNVETLLNKLDASDPERMTPIEALLLLSELKRLAKK